A section of the Bacteroidota bacterium genome encodes:
- a CDS encoding BlaI/MecI/CopY family transcriptional regulator, with translation MDKLTNKEEELMKILWKKEKAFVKEIVAEMPDPKPHYNTMSTVIRKLEEKGFVAHETFGNTHRYFPLIKKGEYRKKYMNSAIESYFENSYKNVVSFFAKNEKISVEELKEIIEQIEKNK, from the coding sequence ATGGACAAACTGACAAACAAAGAGGAAGAATTAATGAAAATTCTCTGGAAAAAGGAGAAAGCATTTGTTAAGGAGATTGTAGCAGAGATGCCTGATCCCAAGCCTCATTACAATACAATGTCGACAGTTATACGAAAACTGGAGGAAAAGGGGTTTGTTGCTCATGAAACTTTTGGAAATACACATCGTTACTTCCCGTTAATAAAGAAGGGCGAGTACCGTAAAAAGTACATGAACAGTGCTATAGAAAGTTACTTTGAAAACTCATACAAAAATGTGGTTTCATTTTTTGCCAAAAATGAAAAGATAAGTGTTGAGGAGTTGAAGGAGATTATAGAACAGATAGAAAAGAACAAATAA
- a CDS encoding M56 family metallopeptidase: MEEFFIYLLKSGSVLTGFYLVYRIFLRKDTFLLFNRHFLNVGIIASVLMPLVKNKVYVGSNFYPGYLVNNLEKSWVITVSPEFSLWDSIYHNLDVVYIAVSVVFIMKIGINLLSFFAFVKPFSKDKRNGFIYVKTDIDISPFSFMRYIVYNPAKFTEKELENILRHEREHSKQKHSYDILLVELLRAFQWINPIAWLYKNAIVQNLEFLADSRAINDVEGNKNYQLTMLKLNSAGSEFELTNNFYDSLIKRRISMLNKQRSKRINIMKAIIIIPLLIVFVFEFNTEVIAQDIDPASISVKGLDSKKPYISYEEEPLVIIDGIVSELGVEGINAVDGVRAEVIEGDEGIKRYGDAGKNGVILITTNKNKPEKQFNFSTEKREKKHVTDKSAEQEEGVFKHTEIENSNDGIGLKSKYNKTDEKVIPAYQVGKDIIRNSGRRYYRVGMPIEKADNVFEGRPLTLENAKSAITAPLYIVDGVIKQNLNPNEISPDDIEFISVLKGESAVAKYGDKGKNGVVEITMKKK, encoded by the coding sequence ATGGAAGAGTTTTTTATTTACTTATTAAAATCGGGTTCTGTTCTTACCGGCTTTTATCTGGTTTACAGGATTTTTTTAAGAAAAGATACATTTTTACTATTTAACAGACACTTTCTAAATGTAGGAATAATTGCCTCGGTGTTAATGCCTCTTGTAAAGAATAAGGTTTATGTAGGGAGTAATTTCTATCCGGGTTATCTTGTAAATAATTTAGAAAAATCATGGGTAATTACAGTTTCTCCGGAGTTTTCATTATGGGATAGTATCTATCATAATTTAGATGTTGTTTACATAGCTGTTTCAGTAGTGTTTATAATGAAAATTGGCATTAATTTATTGTCGTTTTTTGCTTTTGTAAAGCCTTTCAGTAAAGATAAAAGAAACGGGTTCATATATGTAAAAACAGATATTGATATTTCTCCATTTTCTTTTATGAGATATATAGTTTATAATCCTGCTAAATTCACAGAAAAGGAGCTCGAAAATATATTAAGGCACGAAAGAGAGCATTCTAAACAAAAGCACAGTTACGATATTTTGTTAGTAGAACTTCTTAGAGCTTTTCAATGGATAAATCCAATTGCGTGGTTATATAAAAATGCAATTGTTCAGAATTTAGAGTTTTTAGCCGATTCTCGAGCCATAAATGATGTAGAAGGAAATAAAAACTACCAGCTAACAATGTTAAAGCTTAATTCGGCTGGAAGTGAATTTGAGTTAACCAATAACTTCTATGACTCTTTGATAAAGAGAAGAATATCAATGCTCAATAAGCAGAGATCTAAAAGAATTAATATAATGAAAGCAATAATTATAATACCATTACTTATTGTTTTCGTATTTGAATTTAATACAGAAGTTATTGCGCAGGATATTGATCCTGCCAGTATCTCGGTAAAGGGACTTGATTCCAAAAAACCATATATATCCTATGAAGAAGAACCTTTAGTCATAATTGACGGTATTGTCAGCGAATTAGGAGTTGAAGGAATAAATGCTGTGGATGGTGTAAGAGCTGAAGTAATTGAGGGTGACGAAGGGATAAAAAGATATGGTGATGCAGGGAAAAATGGTGTAATATTGATTACTACAAATAAAAATAAACCGGAAAAACAGTTTAACTTTTCCACGGAAAAGAGAGAGAAAAAACATGTTACTGATAAATCTGCAGAACAGGAGGAAGGTGTTTTTAAACATACAGAAATAGAGAATAGTAATGATGGGATAGGCCTGAAATCAAAATATAACAAAACCGATGAAAAAGTAATACCAGCATATCAGGTAGGGAAGGATATTATACGTAATTCAGGCAGAAGATATTACCGTGTAGGTATGCCAATAGAAAAAGCAGATAATGTTTTTGAGGGCAGACCATTAACGTTGGAGAATGCAAAATCTGCGATCACAGCTCCTTTATACATTGTTGATGGTGTAATAAAACAGAATCTTAATCCAAATGAGATTTCTCCTGATGACATTGAGTTTATTAGTGTACTTAAAGGAGAATCAGCTGTTGCAAAGTACGGTGATAAAGGTAAAAACGGAGTTGTAGAAATCACCATGAAGAAAAAGTAA
- a CDS encoding DUF2279 domain-containing protein, producing the protein MKKTVILAIIILSHIRLAGQYQSIKTYPDTLNKTKLYTTVGIGAGAYIAGLSFLQFIWYKDHERVPFHYYDDSNGYLQMDKAGHAYGTYWESSIVYNALRKSGVSKQKALIYGGSAGLLFQTPIEIFDGLYEGWGFSWYDMIANTIGAGLFTVQEAFFDEQVVLMKFSYYPSPYPQYHHHLGESHIESFFLDYNAHTYWLSANLSMITGSKRIPPWLNIAFGYSANGMIYEFENPKDYRGEPFPYLRRYRQFLLSLDIDFSRIPTNKKWLKKVFNAINLVKIPFPALEYNNKVGLIFRYMYY; encoded by the coding sequence ATGAAAAAGACAGTAATTTTAGCTATTATTATTCTTTCACATATCCGGTTAGCCGGACAATATCAGTCGATTAAAACATATCCTGACACCTTAAACAAAACTAAGCTGTACACAACCGTCGGTATTGGAGCAGGCGCTTATATTGCCGGATTATCATTTCTACAGTTTATATGGTATAAAGATCACGAAAGAGTCCCATTCCATTATTACGACGATTCAAACGGATACCTGCAAATGGATAAAGCCGGACATGCCTATGGAACGTATTGGGAAAGTTCCATCGTGTACAATGCTCTGCGAAAATCGGGAGTAAGTAAACAAAAAGCATTGATATACGGAGGTTCCGCAGGATTACTTTTCCAGACCCCTATAGAAATCTTTGACGGGCTATACGAAGGCTGGGGGTTTTCGTGGTACGACATGATCGCAAATACAATAGGGGCCGGACTATTTACTGTTCAGGAAGCATTTTTCGACGAACAGGTTGTACTGATGAAATTCTCCTATTATCCAAGTCCATATCCGCAATATCACCATCATCTGGGAGAAAGCCATATCGAAAGTTTCTTCCTTGATTATAATGCCCATACCTATTGGCTGTCGGCTAACCTTAGCATGATTACAGGAAGTAAAAGAATACCTCCCTGGTTAAATATTGCTTTCGGTTACAGTGCCAACGGAATGATCTACGAATTTGAGAATCCAAAGGATTATCGGGGAGAACCTTTTCCTTACCTAAGAAGATACCGTCAGTTCCTGTTGTCGCTGGATATCGATTTCTCAAGAATCCCAACCAATAAAAAATGGTTAAAGAAGGTCTTTAACGCCATCAACCTTGTTAAGATTCCTTTTCCTGCACTGGAATACAATAACAAAGTGGGCTTAATATTCAGATACATGTATTATTAA
- a CDS encoding efflux RND transporter permease subunit produces MDIKHKIKEFKLSSYSVDNKVTVLVLTFIIFMAGLVGYLGMPRETFPQVVTPTIYITTVYPGNSPLDIEKLITRPIEKELNGISGIEKITSSSVQGFSMIIVEFDFSISPDDALVKVKDKVDRAKSDKDFPTDLPADPDIFEQDINELMPIMNINLSGDFTLDQLKEYAEYLEDKIEAISEITKVEIRGIQEKEVEVAVNKYLMESLQISFDNIAQAIQFENMTISGGDLISNGIRRNLRVIGEFNNPEEIGDIIVKQENQEIVYLRDIATVEFKEKQKESYAREYKSPVVMLDVMKRSGENLIEASDKINEILDEAKTEIFPETLSISITNDMSFHTKKQVAELENSIIMGMLLVIGVLMFFLGLRNALFVGIAIPMSMFLSFVILSYMEVTLNMMVLFSLIMALGMLVDNGIVVVENIYRHMSEGVKPIEAAKQGVAEVALPIIASTATTLAAFLPLAVWPGMMGEFMKYLPITLIIVLSSSLFVALVINPVLTSIYMKIEEKPMSKKKLLTISATLIGIGILFLSGGFATSSKALIAIGNIAVLLAILGQLQMYFLNPATKWFQNRLMPFLEKEYSKALQFALKGSKPKFLLIGVFLLLILSFVIFWIFTPKVEFFPSNEPKLAFVYIEYPIGTDIEVTNKTTGELEQKVLEVTEQFIVEEEDENGNVSPYNYMVKSVIAQVGAGTSDPTQGPGLGTTPNKSKISVEFRETSERRGISSKDVLEQIRSAVKGFPGLTVTVDKNREGPPAGADINIELRGDDYIVMLEEAGKLKHFINNLGIDGIDELKIDVDRGKPEMPIIIDREKARRFNVSTGQIGDAIRTSIFGKQASTYKEGEDNYEINVRLQEQFRVDESSIMDQLITFRSQSTGKISQVPISSVADAKMTSTFSTVKRKDLDRLITVFSNVTEGANANDIVKEIKKELKDYKLPQGISLKFTGQQEEQAKEMAFLSKALLIAVFLIFLIMVGQFNSTSTPFIIISSVVLSLIGVLMGLVTFQMPFIIMMTMIGIVSLAGIVVNNAIVLIDYTNLLIDNKKLELGLDKYAFINREHLFEMVVEGGEKRLRPVLLTAITTILGLLPLATGMNFNFFTAFTDYNPNWYFGGDNMVFWGPMSWAIIFGLTFATFLTLIIVPIMFYLMYRAKTKLWEKKQSRLIAE; encoded by the coding sequence ATGGATATAAAACACAAAATAAAAGAGTTTAAATTATCATCCTATTCGGTCGATAATAAAGTAACTGTACTTGTGCTGACCTTTATAATCTTTATGGCAGGATTAGTTGGTTATTTGGGTATGCCCCGCGAAACATTCCCACAGGTTGTTACGCCTACAATATATATCACAACCGTATATCCCGGAAACAGTCCTCTGGATATCGAAAAACTAATCACCAGGCCAATCGAAAAAGAATTAAACGGAATATCGGGAATAGAAAAAATTACCTCATCATCGGTTCAGGGCTTTTCGATGATAATAGTTGAGTTCGATTTCAGCATTTCGCCCGATGATGCCCTGGTAAAAGTAAAAGACAAAGTTGACAGGGCTAAGAGCGACAAAGACTTCCCTACCGACTTACCGGCCGACCCCGATATTTTTGAACAGGACATAAACGAGCTGATGCCCATTATGAATATCAACCTTTCGGGAGATTTTACTCTGGATCAGCTTAAAGAATATGCCGAATATCTCGAAGATAAGATAGAAGCAATAAGTGAAATTACAAAGGTAGAAATTAGGGGTATTCAGGAAAAAGAGGTTGAAGTTGCTGTTAACAAGTATCTGATGGAATCGCTTCAAATTAGTTTCGACAATATTGCCCAGGCAATACAATTCGAAAATATGACTATATCGGGAGGAGACCTGATCTCGAACGGAATTCGAAGAAACCTACGAGTAATAGGAGAATTTAACAATCCTGAAGAGATTGGGGATATAATAGTTAAACAGGAAAATCAGGAAATAGTTTACCTGAGAGATATTGCTACTGTTGAATTCAAGGAAAAACAAAAGGAGAGTTACGCCCGCGAATACAAAAGCCCGGTAGTAATGCTCGATGTAATGAAACGCTCGGGTGAGAACCTTATCGAAGCATCGGATAAAATCAATGAAATTTTGGATGAAGCCAAAACAGAGATTTTCCCTGAAACCCTGAGTATTTCAATAACAAACGACATGTCGTTCCATACTAAAAAACAGGTTGCTGAGCTCGAAAATTCAATCATTATGGGTATGCTGCTTGTAATTGGTGTGCTAATGTTTTTCCTCGGATTGAGAAATGCTCTTTTTGTAGGTATAGCAATACCAATGTCTATGTTCCTTTCGTTTGTTATACTAAGTTACATGGAAGTAACGCTTAATATGATGGTGCTTTTCTCATTGATAATGGCACTGGGAATGTTGGTTGATAACGGAATTGTGGTTGTGGAAAATATTTACAGGCACATGAGCGAAGGAGTTAAACCGATAGAGGCAGCCAAGCAGGGAGTTGCCGAGGTGGCACTTCCAATTATTGCATCAACTGCTACAACACTGGCGGCCTTCCTACCTCTGGCTGTATGGCCCGGTATGATGGGTGAGTTTATGAAATACCTTCCTATTACTCTTATTATTGTGCTTTCATCGTCATTATTTGTGGCATTGGTAATAAACCCTGTGCTTACCTCTATTTATATGAAAATAGAAGAAAAGCCCATGTCTAAGAAAAAATTACTGACTATTTCGGCCACTCTTATAGGAATTGGCATTCTATTCCTTTCAGGCGGTTTCGCAACTTCGTCGAAAGCACTAATTGCAATTGGAAACATTGCTGTTCTTCTTGCAATTCTCGGACAGCTACAGATGTATTTCCTCAACCCGGCTACAAAATGGTTCCAAAATAGATTAATGCCCTTCCTGGAAAAAGAATATTCAAAGGCTTTACAATTTGCTTTGAAAGGAAGCAAGCCTAAATTTCTTTTAATAGGGGTTTTCTTATTGCTGATTCTATCATTTGTAATATTCTGGATATTCACTCCTAAAGTTGAGTTCTTCCCTAGTAACGAACCGAAACTGGCTTTCGTTTATATCGAATATCCTATCGGAACAGACATTGAGGTAACTAACAAAACAACCGGGGAACTGGAACAAAAAGTACTTGAAGTAACAGAGCAGTTTATCGTAGAAGAAGAGGACGAAAACGGAAATGTAAGTCCATACAATTACATGGTTAAATCGGTAATAGCCCAGGTTGGAGCGGGAACCAGCGATCCTACTCAGGGCCCCGGATTGGGCACTACACCAAACAAGTCCAAAATATCTGTAGAATTCCGCGAAACTTCAGAACGAAGAGGAATATCGTCGAAAGACGTTTTGGAACAAATACGAAGTGCCGTAAAAGGCTTCCCCGGATTAACTGTTACTGTTGACAAAAACAGAGAAGGGCCGCCTGCCGGTGCCGACATAAACATAGAGCTTAGAGGAGACGATTACATAGTAATGCTGGAAGAGGCCGGAAAGCTTAAACACTTTATCAACAATTTAGGCATCGACGGAATAGACGAGTTGAAAATTGATGTTGACAGAGGAAAACCTGAAATGCCGATTATTATTGACCGGGAAAAAGCACGTCGTTTCAATGTTTCAACGGGACAAATTGGAGATGCTATACGTACCTCTATTTTCGGGAAACAGGCATCGACATATAAAGAAGGTGAAGACAACTACGAAATAAACGTTCGTCTACAGGAACAGTTCCGGGTTGACGAATCATCAATCATGGATCAGCTCATTACCTTTAGAAGTCAATCAACAGGAAAGATAAGTCAGGTACCGATTTCGTCTGTTGCCGATGCAAAAATGACATCTACTTTCTCTACTGTTAAACGTAAAGATCTCGACAGACTTATTACTGTTTTCTCGAACGTTACCGAAGGAGCTAATGCCAATGATATTGTAAAAGAGATAAAAAAAGAACTTAAGGATTACAAATTACCTCAGGGCATAAGTTTAAAGTTCACAGGACAGCAGGAAGAACAGGCAAAAGAAATGGCATTTTTATCGAAAGCACTGTTAATTGCAGTATTCCTGATATTCCTGATAATGGTTGGTCAGTTTAATTCTACCTCAACCCCATTCATTATTATAAGCTCGGTAGTACTGAGTTTGATTGGTGTATTAATGGGATTAGTAACATTCCAAATGCCATTTATTATAATGATGACAATGATTGGTATAGTTTCGCTTGCAGGAATTGTGGTAAACAACGCAATTGTATTAATCGATTATACAAACCTGCTCATCGATAACAAAAAACTGGAATTGGGATTAGACAAATATGCCTTTATTAACAGAGAGCACCTTTTCGAAATGGTCGTTGAAGGAGGCGAAAAACGTTTACGCCCGGTATTACTAACCGCTATAACCACTATTTTAGGTTTATTACCGCTTGCAACAGGTATGAACTTCAATTTCTTCACCGCCTTTACCGATTACAATCCAAATTGGTACTTTGGCGGCGACAACATGGTTTTTTGGGGGCCAATGTCGTGGGCAATTATCTTCGGATTGACCTTCGCTACTTTCCTTACATTGATAATAGTTCCGATTATGTTCTATTTAATGTATCGTGCTAAAACAAAATTATGGGAAAAGAAACAGAGTAGATTAATAGCGGAATAA
- a CDS encoding efflux RND transporter periplasmic adaptor subunit, with amino-acid sequence MKKNIIIPILIVVSITLSLNSCSEKKSEQTDSLTELKAKRDSLKTEFKNINAELKSVERKISELDPHKNLYIVSTVKSELKNFKHYIKVQGNVNSDQNITMYPEMGGLINKVSVVEGQKVKKGQELIKYDSEVIKKTKKEIESALQLAETTYKKQKKLWEQNIGSEIQYLQAKTNYESMQSKKAAIDAQLEQMRITAPFSGIIDEIFVKEGEMSAPNVPALRLINLDDTYIEADVSEKYLSKINKGTPAIVDLPNLNSPVKTEVKMTGNFIKPGNRTFRVILDVPNSERNIKPNQIAVVNLMDLEKTGVIIPSNVILNSPDGTSYVYTVESGKESAPVKKVIIEKGPSYKGETIVYNGLEAGLLVVDKGSRNIQNGQMVKVQ; translated from the coding sequence ATGAAAAAAAACATCATCATTCCAATCCTAATAGTAGTTTCAATTACACTTTCACTAAACTCATGCAGCGAAAAGAAAAGCGAACAAACTGATTCTCTAACAGAGCTTAAAGCCAAAAGAGATTCACTTAAAACCGAATTCAAAAATATAAATGCAGAACTTAAATCGGTTGAAAGAAAAATCAGCGAATTAGATCCGCACAAAAACCTGTACATAGTAAGCACCGTAAAATCGGAGTTGAAAAACTTTAAACATTACATTAAAGTACAGGGTAATGTTAACTCTGATCAAAATATTACGATGTATCCCGAAATGGGAGGTTTGATTAATAAGGTATCTGTTGTTGAAGGACAGAAAGTAAAAAAAGGACAGGAGCTTATTAAATACGACAGTGAGGTAATTAAAAAGACAAAAAAGGAGATAGAGAGTGCTTTACAGTTAGCCGAAACAACTTATAAAAAACAAAAGAAGTTATGGGAGCAAAATATTGGTTCCGAAATACAATACCTGCAGGCTAAAACCAATTACGAATCAATGCAGAGTAAAAAAGCAGCCATCGATGCCCAGCTCGAGCAAATGCGAATAACAGCTCCATTCTCGGGTATTATTGACGAGATTTTTGTAAAGGAAGGCGAAATGTCGGCTCCAAATGTACCTGCTCTTAGGTTAATAAACCTTGACGACACCTATATAGAAGCCGATGTTTCTGAAAAATATCTAAGCAAAATCAACAAAGGAACTCCTGCAATTGTTGATCTTCCAAATCTAAACTCGCCGGTAAAAACAGAAGTAAAAATGACCGGAAACTTTATAAAACCGGGCAACAGAACTTTTAGGGTAATACTCGATGTTCCAAACAGTGAGCGTAATATAAAGCCGAATCAGATTGCCGTTGTTAATTTAATGGATTTAGAAAAAACCGGGGTTATTATTCCTTCGAACGTAATCCTTAATTCGCCCGACGGAACCAGTTATGTTTACACCGTAGAATCAGGAAAAGAAAGTGCTCCGGTAAAAAAAGTCATAATAGAAAAAGGCCCATCCTACAAAGGGGAAACTATTGTATACAATGGTCTGGAAGCCGGACTGCTTGTAGTTGATAAGGGATCGAGAAATATCCAAAACGGACAGATGGTAAAAGTTCAATAA
- a CDS encoding TolC family protein yields MSAKLKLTAIFITLILFQFKLSAQETTSDTLSLSLSQARDYALKNNYKMKNARLDVTAADKKVWETTAIGLPHVDGKIDYNNNLIVGTMPLKMTQPDGSEATMYIQMGSPHTASGSISVSQLIFDGSYIVGLQSAQTYKKISELAEKKSETLIDEAVTNAYGGVILSKETVIILNSNVETLERNLKETKAYFENGLSEEQNVEQLQILLSSTKNLLFNAERAYDTNMQMLKFTLGMDINSPLKLEDGIEQLLLENINPSIVEKQLSLENNIDILIQNNRVKSQVLLKKLEKSKYLPSINAFYNTKQDAFSNDFSFFQSSQEWYGAQVVGLSLNVPIFSSFQRHSKVQQAKIELEKARTTRVETEQQLILDVEKSKNAYLSSVNQFHTAKDNMDLATKIRKKEEIKYFEGMSGSLDLSNAETQMFNTQSSYIQSIFALIQAKAALDRMLMKFEEE; encoded by the coding sequence ATGTCCGCCAAATTAAAATTAACCGCTATATTCATTACACTGATACTGTTTCAGTTCAAATTATCAGCTCAGGAAACTACATCCGATACTCTCAGCTTAAGCCTTTCTCAGGCTAGAGACTATGCTCTGAAGAATAACTACAAGATGAAAAATGCCAGACTGGATGTTACTGCAGCAGATAAAAAAGTATGGGAGACTACAGCGATAGGCTTACCTCATGTTGATGGAAAAATTGACTATAATAATAACTTAATTGTAGGAACCATGCCTTTAAAAATGACTCAACCTGATGGCTCTGAGGCTACAATGTATATTCAGATGGGGTCACCTCATACGGCAAGTGGCTCTATTTCGGTAAGCCAATTAATATTTGATGGTTCATACATTGTAGGGTTACAATCAGCCCAAACCTACAAGAAGATTTCGGAATTGGCCGAGAAAAAATCGGAGACCTTAATCGACGAAGCAGTAACAAATGCCTATGGAGGAGTTATTTTAAGTAAGGAAACTGTTATAATACTGAATTCTAATGTTGAGACTTTAGAAAGAAACCTAAAAGAAACAAAAGCTTATTTCGAAAATGGCTTATCAGAAGAACAGAATGTTGAACAATTGCAGATTCTTCTGTCATCCACGAAAAATTTACTTTTCAATGCAGAACGTGCCTATGACACCAATATGCAAATGCTGAAGTTTACATTAGGTATGGATATTAACTCCCCGTTGAAACTTGAAGACGGAATAGAACAACTGTTGCTCGAAAATATTAACCCGTCGATTGTTGAAAAACAATTAAGCCTTGAAAACAACATAGATATTCTGATTCAGAACAACCGGGTCAAATCACAGGTACTATTAAAGAAACTGGAAAAATCGAAATATTTGCCAAGTATTAATGCATTCTATAATACTAAACAGGATGCATTTTCGAACGACTTTTCCTTTTTTCAGTCTTCACAGGAATGGTATGGAGCACAAGTAGTTGGATTAAGTCTTAATGTTCCTATATTCAGTTCTTTCCAAAGACATTCAAAGGTACAACAGGCAAAAATAGAACTAGAAAAAGCCAGAACTACCAGAGTGGAAACCGAACAACAACTAATACTCGATGTAGAGAAGTCAAAAAATGCATATTTATCATCAGTAAATCAGTTTCATACAGCAAAAGACAATATGGATCTTGCTACTAAGATCAGAAAAAAAGAAGAGATAAAATATTTTGAAGGCATGTCCGGCAGCCTGGATCTCTCTAATGCCGAAACACAGATGTTCAACACACAAAGTTCATATATACAGTCGATATTTGCCCTGATACAGGCTAAGGCTGCACTGGATAGAATGTTGATGAAGTTTGAAGAAGAGTAA
- a CDS encoding TetR/AcrR family transcriptional regulator, with protein sequence MNEELLNRIIEISKGIFIKYGVKSITMDDISKQLGISKKTLYTVIKDKHDLIEKTSFAISDQILETINDLLKKKLDPITELLEIEKIVCDIVTGIDRSSIYQFQKFYPDIHKKLHDRQKEAIINMIKDNLRRGINDGLYRGDLNINFIANIDYYFSHLLSDTDIFDPHEFDLRKIKHEYLIYHLRGIASYKGLSFIESKLREY encoded by the coding sequence ATGAATGAAGAACTTCTAAACAGAATTATAGAAATATCAAAAGGTATCTTTATAAAGTATGGTGTAAAAAGCATTACCATGGATGATATCTCAAAGCAATTGGGAATATCTAAAAAAACGCTATACACTGTAATTAAAGACAAACACGACTTAATAGAAAAAACAAGCTTCGCAATTTCCGATCAGATTCTGGAAACAATAAACGATCTGCTAAAGAAAAAATTAGACCCTATAACCGAGCTGTTGGAAATAGAAAAAATAGTTTGTGATATTGTCACCGGTATCGATCGGTCTTCTATATACCAGTTTCAGAAATTTTATCCGGATATTCATAAAAAACTTCACGACCGGCAAAAAGAGGCAATTATCAACATGATAAAAGATAACCTCAGAAGAGGTATTAATGACGGATTATACAGAGGAGATTTAAATATAAATTTCATAGCCAATATCGATTACTACTTTAGTCATCTTTTGAGTGATACAGATATTTTTGATCCCCATGAGTTTGATCTGCGAAAAATAAAACACGAATACCTCATCTATCACTTACGGGGAATTGCCTCCTACAAGGGCTTATCGTTCATTGAAAGTAAATTAAGAGAATATTAA